From a single Apostichopus japonicus isolate 1M-3 chromosome 12, ASM3797524v1, whole genome shotgun sequence genomic region:
- the LOC139976946 gene encoding uncharacterized protein isoform X2, with translation MLRNGPQYRSAPLFKTQLCTFENLKRTLCRVMSPIDCAELKRFFKITDLDMSTNGNESRDIEAGAQDDRAAHLLSILETKGFIGSDNLDGLKKAFQHLGTAHVSMLRSQLESFQLHSKPSEEHSDSQSTPVQDSHIWKSLNTFSTRGKWKVDDLAVEVSGKIIVSGHGIQDGRIFLDTFSPKTVREDTGLLTIECSAEFSYEGNADNKNCGDDGNSSDEDSLDNSNVYSMSDYSDRNHLTSIINESRIVSCQGKTLKILNLKNNNEVPSITLNGIASCVEVRGSDILVGYKSYSPDPLFQCIDVFDSALRKKCSIKLKSFSTSIIDLSLLAGKLVVCTRVMCCLQVCLFDGDGNKLLRYSPPLDKEWVARSVAVNDTYQMVAILWSDIRDEDEDEDEDEDEDEYGTYQSFYLVDSGLCLCWAKVNQACKLRFMNSEEVVLVSSKGQVSSYKKTYFFSYNNLIDPIMESLASEEGWNILWQFFAVSEDEWTNKFADSAFVYRDEDGDEDDDDDDEYANRKEKLAKFFLAFLHEKIVSSSQRVAALLKASWELERFHAFALSTCINYYKCLSSGTGKYNDQPYQLLHYYESSVPLGETAATQRQIQSVDDVPGTSNSSPSMPVPSQSEIRRTGPSTYYPASTNNSAPKRTAPPYSGTNVEPHNKRKNTSSSELEQEDSTSGNTIQQLGICQQSNPASFQSHQQFLIPRNIQLPQHNRDWPRFNYGSTTNVSEIPSNHEPSFSSQVIQTSHLGGIFQQSNPASFQSHQPFSIPRYITPMVGNAMVARPPQLQQSIVGNSVRPFPHTQRALPPRCRIQGLQPPNYLIQHNQGTMLPQNFNITNIPHLSTGSNVGLPHPNVSFNQNIDLPVRQNAPQPRHQLRSNDPLQYAQLQPPSSRGGNPLTGVLTEAMNQVLQTSLPMTSLPMTQLEQQSPSNRQVIPSDRSDSSRQTEQLDRRLTAQVRSVHELQSGTSSDTLVGRQHLQPEPTISGEPSRSQVGGPSADRPPREADRSVIIGESRMVVQESSVEPELTAQEDYDSSAPSAWRGGSTSGDIHGLLQTPLSTSEGQAGLSTPLMPSSEQMETLSPNVLTDPPEETTELSVQTNAELAKIINEQHNQVYSLLRDISQRLPPGQRDSSSFLGESSGSSQPPGCHPSTSADPLSSLQDHEKRAILVYKDKTDDRVALVKELVPIFFTEEERRTQNCQGKGLCDGKDEFTQLSKEKLQKMREIIFYLCPVRSIKERETVEEKEWKRLCSEIDLFNRHFRGNLTRQAKSKSKRRKSDK, from the exons AACCCTCTGAAGAACATTCTGACAGTCAGTCAACACCAGTACAGGATTCGCATAT ATGGAAATCACTGAACACATTCTCAACTAGAGGCAAATGGAAAGTTGATGATTTAGCAGTTGAAGTATCTGGCAAGATTATTGTTTCTGGTCATGGAATACAAGATGGAAGAATATTTTTGGATACATTTTCTCCAAAGACAGTCAGAGAAGACACTGGCCTTTTGACCATAGAGTGTTCTGCAGAGTTTAGCTATGAAGGTAATGCAGATAACAAAAATTGTGGCGATGATGGCAACAGCAGTGATGAAGACAGTTTAGATAACAGCAATGTTTATTCAATGTCTGATTATTCAGATAGGAACCATTTAACATCAATTATTAATGAAAGCAGGATTGTGAGCTGTCAGGGAAAGACACTTAAGATTCTCAACCTCAAGAATAACAATGAGGTCCCTTCAATTACCTTGAATGGTATTGCATCTTGTGTGGAAGTTAGAGGGAGTGACATATTAGTGGGTTACAAAAGTTACTCACCTGATCCACTTTTTCAATGTATTGATGTGTTTGACTCTGCTTTAAGAAAGAAATGCTCCATCAAGTTGAAGTCATTTAGTACCAGCATAATAGACTTATCTCTTCTTGCTGGAAAGTTAGTGGTTTGTACCCGTGTCATGTGTTGCTTACAAGTCTGTTTGTTTGATGGAGATGGTAATAAGTTGTTGCGGTACTCTCCGCCATTGGACAAAGAATGGGTAGCAAGGAGTGTAGCTGTGAATGACACATACCAGATGGTGGCTATTTTATGGTCAGATATACGGGATgaagatgaggatgaggatgaagatgaggatgaggatgaatATGGTACTTACCAATCTTTTTACTTGGTGGACAGTGGATTATGTCTCTGTTGGGCTAAGGTGAACCAAGCATGCAAGCTAAGATTCATGAACAGTGAAGAAGTTGTACTAGTCTCCAGTAAGGGACAAGTATCATCGTACAAGAAG ACTTACTTCTTTAGTTACAATAACCTTATCGATCCTATCATGGAATCTTTGGCTTCTGAAGAAGGTTGGAACATCCTGTGGCAATTCTTTGCTGTGTCAGAAGATGAATGGACAAATAAATTTGCTGACAGTGCATTTGTGTACCGTGATGAAGATGGagatgaagatgatgacgatgatgatgagtaTGCAAACAGGAAAGAAAAGCTAGCAAAGTTTTTTTTGGCATTCCTTCATGAGAAGATAGTTTCATCATCTCAAAGAGTTGCAGCACTATTGAAAGCATCATGGGAACTGGAAAGATTCCATGCTTTTGCCTTATCAACTTGCATCAATTACTACAAATGTTTATCAA GTGGGACTGGAAAGTACAATGACCAACCATATCAGCTGTTACATTACTATGAGTCATCTGTTCCATTAGGGGAAACTGCTGCCACTCAGAGACAAATTCAGTCTGTGGATGATGTTCCAGGCACCAGCAATTCCAGTCCGTCAATGCCTG TTCCTAGTCAGTCAGAGATCAGAAGGACCGGCCCAAGTACTTACTACCCAGCCTCAACAAACAATTCTGCTCCAAAACGTACAGCCCCTCCATATTCTGGGACAAATGTGGAGCCACATAACAAAAGAAAG AATACTTCTTCATCAGAGTTGGAGCAAGAAGATTCAACTTCAGGAAACACAATACAACAACTTGGCATTTGCCAGCAATCAAATCCTGCAAGTTTTCAATCACATCAGCAATTCTTAATACCAAGGAATATTCAACTTCCACAGCATAATCGAGATTGGCCTCGTTTCAATTATGGGTCAACAACAAACGTTTCTGAGATTCCAAGTAACCATGAGCCTTCCTTTTCAAGTCAAGTTATACAAACCAGTCATTTGGGAGGAATTTTTCAGCAATCAAATCCTGCAAGTTTTCAATCACATCAGCCATTCTCAATACCAAGGTATATTACACCTATGGTAGGTAATGCAATGGTGGCAAGACCCCCACAGTTGCAGCAGAGCATTGTAGGAAATTCTGTCAGACCATTCCCACATACTCAAAGGGCTCTACCACCACGATGCAGGATACAAGGCCTACAACCACCCAACTATTTGATACAGCACAATCAAGGAACTATGTTACCACAAAATTTTAACATTACCAACATTCCACATTTATCCACAGGAAGCAATGTAGGGTTGCCTCACCCTAATGTATCATTTAACCAAAATATAGATCTTCCTGTTAGACAAAATGCACCACAACCTCGACATCAGCTACGGTCAAATGATCCATTACAATATGCACAATTACAACCACCATCAAGTAGAGGTGGAAACCCATTAACAGGTGTACTTACTGAAGCAATGAATCAAGTACTGCAAACATCACTGCCAATGACATCATTGCCAATGACTCAATTAGAACAGCAATCACCAAGCAACAGACAAGTCATTCCATCTGATAGAAGTGACTCATCAAGACAAACTGAACAGCTTGACCGACGTTTAACAGCACAAGTAAGATCCGTACATGAGTTACAGTCTGGAACATCTAGTGATACACTGGTAGGAAGGCAACATCTACAACCTGAACCCACCATCTCAGGAGAACCAAGTAGAAGTCAAGTAGGAGGTCCCTCAGCTGACAGGCCTCCCAGAGAGGCCGATAGGTCTGTCATAATAGGGGAGTCAAGAATGGTGGTACAAGAGTCATCCGTGGAACCAGAATTAACAGCTCAAGAGGATTATGATTCATCTGCACCTTCAGCTTGGAGGGGTGGTTCAACATCAGGAGACATTCATGGCCTCCTCCAAACACCTCTATCAACTAGTGAGGGACAAGCAGGACTATCAACTCCATTGATGCCATCTTCAGAGCAAATGGAAACATTGAGTCCAAATGTGTTGACAGATCCTCCTGAAGAAACAACTGAATTGTCTGTACAGACCAATGCTGAATTAGCTAAAATAATTAATGAACAACACAATCAAGTTTACTCCTTGTTAAGAGACATTAGTCAAAGATTGCCACCAGGTCAACGAGATTCATCTTCATTCTTAGGGGAAAGTTCTGGGTCTTCACAACCACCTGGATGTCATCCTTCAACATCAGCTGATCCATTGAGCTCTTTACAAGATCATGAAAAGCGAGCTATTCTTGTTTATAAAGATAAAACTGATGACCGGGTAGCATTAGTTAAAGAGCTTGTACCAATATTCTTTACAGAGGAGGAACGAAGAACCCAGAATTGTCAAGGGAAAGGACTATGTGATGGGAAAGATGAGTTTACACAATTAAGTAAAGAAAAGTTGCAGAAAATGAGAGAGATCATCTTTTATCTTTGTCCAGTCAGAAGCATCAAGGAAAGAGAAACTGTAGAAGAAAAAGAATGGAAAAGACTTTGCTCAGAAATAGATTTATTTAACCGTCATTTCAGGGGTAACCTAACAAGACAAGCTAAAAGTAaatcaaaaagaagaaaatctgACAAGTAA